A genomic window from Candidatus Methylomirabilota bacterium includes:
- a CDS encoding ABC transporter ATP-binding protein, producing the protein MLEVRDLRVRYGAVEAVKGLSLQVPARAIVSLIGANGAGKTTSLRALTGLITPSGGEARFENTSLVGLAPHDIVRLGIAHVPEGRRLFPKMSVLENLKMGAYLRTKKSGVASTLAMIYEHFPILRERGRQLAGSLSGGEQQMLAIARALMTRPKLLLLDEPSMGLSPIMTAEIGKVIRQINALDVSIILVEQNAMLALTLAQYGYVLETGTLVMQGKADELLRDEGVKKAYLGI; encoded by the coding sequence ATGCTTGAGGTCCGAGACCTCCGGGTCCGTTACGGCGCGGTGGAAGCGGTGAAGGGCCTCTCCTTGCAGGTGCCCGCCCGCGCCATCGTCAGCCTGATCGGCGCGAACGGCGCGGGCAAGACGACGAGCCTCCGCGCGCTCACGGGTCTGATCACACCGAGCGGCGGGGAGGCGCGCTTCGAGAACACGTCACTGGTCGGCCTCGCGCCGCACGACATCGTGCGACTCGGCATCGCGCACGTCCCCGAAGGCCGCCGGCTCTTCCCGAAGATGAGCGTCCTCGAAAATCTGAAAATGGGCGCATATCTCCGCACCAAGAAATCTGGGGTCGCGTCCACGCTCGCCATGATCTACGAGCACTTCCCGATCCTGCGCGAGCGGGGGCGCCAGCTCGCGGGCTCGCTGTCGGGCGGCGAGCAGCAGATGCTGGCCATCGCCCGCGCCCTCATGACCCGGCCGAAGCTGCTCCTGCTGGACGAGCCCTCCATGGGGCTCTCGCCGATCATGACGGCGGAGATCGGCAAGGTCATCCGGCAGATCAACGCGCTCGACGTCTCGATCATCCTCGTGGAGCAGAACGCGATGCTCGCGCTGACCCTCGCGCAGTACGGCTACGTGCTGGAGACGGGAACGCTCGTGATGCAGGGCAAGGCCGACGAGCTCTTGCGTGACGAAGGCGTGAAAAAGGCGTATCTCGGGATCTGA
- a CDS encoding Ldh family oxidoreductase, translated as MPADTTERVRLSIAEARALSEGAMRGIGYEPEEARILADHVIDAALCGYEYSGLPKLLNVADHPRFKARRRPMRVLRETSVSVLFDGGNQSGMLGMYYATRAVIERAQPHGFALVGVNNIWMSGRSAYYVEMVARAGLIGIHTVAAPPLVAPLGGAKAALGTNPIAFGFPMEGDPLVIDLGTSAFMGTDLQFRQRLGIPLPEGVAIDEHGRPTTDAGAARRGAILPFGGHKGYALALAMHALGVLCGGAADQEGGGYLFIAFKPDLFAPLEDYRRALAAEIAVIKATPRQEGVDEIRIPGERAYRDRARLAREGLEIDRRIHEALIQLAEGRRGA; from the coding sequence ATGCCGGCCGATACCACCGAACGTGTCCGCCTGAGCATCGCCGAGGCCCGCGCGCTGTCCGAGGGTGCCATGCGCGGGATCGGATACGAGCCCGAGGAGGCCCGTATCCTCGCCGACCACGTGATCGACGCGGCCCTGTGCGGCTACGAGTACTCCGGCCTGCCGAAGCTGCTCAACGTCGCCGACCACCCCCGCTTCAAGGCTCGGCGCCGCCCGATGCGCGTGCTCAGGGAGACGAGCGTCTCGGTGCTTTTCGACGGTGGTAACCAGAGCGGCATGCTGGGGATGTACTACGCGACGCGCGCGGTGATCGAGCGGGCGCAACCGCATGGCTTCGCGCTCGTTGGCGTCAACAACATCTGGATGAGCGGCCGCAGCGCCTACTACGTCGAGATGGTGGCGCGGGCAGGCCTGATCGGGATCCACACGGTGGCCGCGCCCCCTTTGGTCGCCCCGCTGGGCGGTGCCAAGGCGGCCCTCGGCACCAATCCGATCGCCTTCGGCTTTCCGATGGAAGGCGACCCGCTGGTGATCGATCTGGGCACCTCCGCGTTCATGGGCACGGATCTCCAGTTCCGGCAGCGTCTCGGCATCCCACTGCCGGAGGGCGTGGCGATCGACGAGCACGGCCGTCCCACGACGGACGCGGGGGCCGCGCGACGCGGCGCGATCCTGCCCTTCGGCGGGCACAAGGGCTACGCGCTGGCCCTCGCGATGCACGCGCTCGGCGTGCTCTGTGGCGGGGCGGCCGACCAGGAAGGCGGCGGGTACCTCTTCATCGCGTTCAAGCCCGATCTGTTCGCTCCACTGGAAGACTATCGGCGCGCGCTGGCCGCAGAGATCGCCGTGATCAAGGCGACGCCGCGGCAGGAAGGCGTCGACGAGATCCGCATTCCCGGCGAGCGCGCGTATCGCGACCGCGCGCGCCTCGCGCGCGAGGGCCTCGAGATCGACCGGCGCATCCATGAGGCGCTGATCCAGCTCGCGGAGGGCAGGCGCGGCGCCTGA
- a CDS encoding SDR family NAD(P)-dependent oxidoreductase, with the protein MSEFDGKIVLVTGCARARGMGRAISVAFARAGADVVVTDVAVGGTRNENEEGLEEIRLGWKGLESLAGEIQGLGRRVLALVGDVSRATDAEGFVADALAQLGRIDVLVNNAAAPHGADRRLLWEVPEEAWDLVIDVNLKGTFLMSRAVIPHMLWRGSGRIINMASVSGKRGTARRGAYTASKFGVIGLTQAMAQELGAHGITVNAICPGSVDTSRRESTSRRERALAERDPNAPVLALPPTGRIARPDDIARLALFFASSLSDHITGQAWNVDGGTVMH; encoded by the coding sequence GTGAGCGAATTCGACGGCAAGATCGTGCTGGTCACTGGATGCGCGCGGGCGCGTGGGATGGGTCGTGCGATCTCCGTCGCGTTCGCCCGCGCGGGTGCCGATGTCGTCGTGACGGACGTGGCGGTTGGCGGGACACGGAACGAGAACGAGGAGGGGCTCGAGGAAATACGTCTCGGGTGGAAGGGCCTCGAGAGCCTGGCCGGGGAGATCCAGGGCCTCGGGCGTCGCGTCCTCGCGCTTGTCGGCGACGTGAGCCGCGCCACCGACGCGGAGGGCTTCGTCGCGGACGCCCTCGCGCAGCTCGGCCGCATCGACGTGCTCGTCAACAACGCCGCCGCCCCCCACGGTGCTGATCGTCGTCTGCTCTGGGAAGTGCCCGAGGAAGCGTGGGATCTGGTCATCGACGTCAATCTCAAGGGCACGTTCTTGATGAGCCGCGCCGTGATCCCTCACATGCTATGGCGCGGCAGCGGGCGGATCATCAACATGGCCTCGGTGTCGGGCAAGCGAGGCACCGCCCGGCGCGGCGCCTACACGGCGTCGAAGTTCGGCGTGATCGGCCTCACCCAGGCCATGGCCCAGGAGCTGGGAGCACACGGCATCACGGTCAACGCGATCTGCCCCGGCAGCGTCGACACGAGCCGGCGTGAATCGACCTCTCGGCGCGAGCGCGCGCTCGCAGAGCGCGACCCGAACGCCCCCGTGCTCGCTCTTCCTCCCACCGGTCGCATCGCCCGTCCTGACGACATCGCCCGCCTGGCGCTGTTCTTCGCGTCTTCGCTGAGCGACCACATCACCGGTCAAGCGTGGAACGTCGATGGGGGGACGGTGATGCACTGA
- a CDS encoding ABC transporter ATP-binding protein: protein MSSRLLLETRGLTRYFGGLAAVDHVDLTVSEGEIVGLIGPNGAGKTTYFNLLSGFIRPTAGTIRFDGADITRLRPHQVVRRGLVRTFQLTTLFQELTALENVLLGLHLHSRKGLGQVLFSRRTYPAEEVARSREVLDFAGLSTHADQLARNLPHGHQRALGIAMALAARPRLLLLDEPVTGMNLDESGRVMALVKTIRDRGTTILLVEHNMKAVMGTCERIVVLNFGQKLAEGTPADVSTNARVIEAYLGAGLAHA from the coding sequence GTGAGCTCCCGGCTCCTTCTCGAAACGCGGGGCCTCACCCGGTACTTCGGCGGACTCGCCGCCGTCGACCATGTCGATCTCACCGTCTCCGAAGGCGAGATCGTCGGCCTCATCGGCCCGAACGGCGCGGGCAAGACGACCTACTTCAATCTGCTGTCCGGCTTCATCCGGCCGACGGCCGGCACCATCCGGTTCGACGGCGCCGACATCACCCGGCTCCGGCCGCATCAAGTCGTCCGGCGTGGACTGGTGCGCACCTTCCAGCTCACCACGCTCTTCCAGGAGCTGACGGCGCTGGAGAACGTCCTCCTCGGCCTGCACCTGCACAGCAGGAAGGGCCTGGGCCAGGTGCTGTTCAGCCGTCGGACGTACCCAGCGGAAGAGGTCGCCCGCAGCCGCGAGGTGCTGGACTTCGCGGGGCTGTCCACTCACGCCGATCAGCTCGCGCGGAATCTCCCGCATGGCCACCAGCGCGCGCTCGGGATCGCCATGGCCCTGGCCGCACGACCGCGGCTCCTGTTGCTCGACGAGCCGGTGACCGGGATGAATCTCGACGAGAGCGGTCGCGTCATGGCGCTGGTGAAGACCATCCGCGATCGGGGCACCACCATCCTGCTCGTCGAGCACAACATGAAGGCGGTCATGGGAACGTGCGAGCGCATCGTCGTGCTGAACTTCGGGCAGAAGCTCGCCGAGGGCACGCCCGCCGACGTGAGCACGAACGCGAGGGTGATCGAAGCCTACCTCGGCGCGGGACTCGCGCATGCTTGA